In Bdellovibrionota bacterium, the following are encoded in one genomic region:
- a CDS encoding Gfo/Idh/MocA family oxidoreductase: MRICIVGCGAVTEMGHLPAISRAKGLEVTCLVDVDEKKARDLAHVYGIGRIQRDANGIGKIADAAIVAVPHHLHAEMALKLLSEGLDLLVEKPLAPTVQECTAICEEAERNKRILAVGHIRRFYPHVKVAQWIIRSGMLGELRSFEACEGNVFNWPVTTGFQFSRERAGGVLMDTGPHTLDLLRLWFGELGVVSYRDDALGGVEANSEIVLQTKSGVKGRIELSRTRDLSNILTVYGSNASAVLGLRDNIVQLMGSDGQPVFSGGAATAVHGRPIHRGFSDLFVEQLEDFRNAVGRRGTPTSTGKDATEVIRLIRACVDRRQPLEYPWETPIGS, from the coding sequence TTGCGTATTTGTATCGTAGGATGCGGGGCCGTAACGGAAATGGGTCATCTCCCGGCGATTTCCCGCGCTAAAGGTTTAGAAGTCACATGTTTAGTGGATGTGGACGAAAAGAAGGCGCGCGATTTGGCTCACGTTTACGGAATAGGTCGAATACAGCGGGACGCGAACGGGATCGGCAAGATTGCGGACGCGGCGATCGTGGCGGTTCCGCACCACCTCCATGCGGAAATGGCTTTGAAGCTTCTTTCCGAAGGGCTCGATCTTCTCGTTGAAAAGCCTCTCGCACCGACGGTTCAAGAATGCACCGCAATTTGTGAGGAAGCGGAGCGAAACAAGCGGATTTTAGCCGTCGGTCATATTCGACGCTTTTATCCCCACGTGAAAGTGGCTCAATGGATCATCCGCAGCGGAATGCTTGGTGAACTTCGGTCTTTCGAGGCGTGCGAGGGCAACGTATTTAATTGGCCTGTGACGACGGGCTTTCAATTCAGCCGCGAACGAGCGGGCGGCGTATTGATGGACACAGGACCCCACACGTTAGATCTTCTTCGACTCTGGTTCGGCGAACTGGGTGTCGTTTCGTATCGAGATGACGCCTTGGGAGGGGTCGAAGCCAATAGTGAAATTGTGCTGCAAACGAAATCGGGCGTGAAGGGAAGAATCGAACTCAGTCGAACACGAGATTTATCCAATATCCTCACGGTTTATGGATCCAACGCTTCTGCCGTATTGGGACTCCGAGACAACATCGTGCAATTGATGGGATCCGATGGTCAACCGGTATTTTCGGGAGGTGCCGCGACGGCAGTACACGGGCGCCCGATTCATCGAGGGTTTTCAGATCTTTTTGTGGAGCAGTTGGAGGATTTTAGAAACGCGGTGGGGCGGAGAGGCACGCCGACCTCGACGGGTAAGGACGCCACCGAAGTCATTCGCCTGATCCGGGCTTGCGTCGACCGGCGACAACCGCTGGAATATCCCTGGGAGACACCGATCGGTTCATGA